One Littorina saxatilis isolate snail1 linkage group LG1, US_GU_Lsax_2.0, whole genome shotgun sequence genomic window carries:
- the LOC138959828 gene encoding uncharacterized protein, with amino-acid sequence MWPLDDVTGGYDIMAGSPSLTSLMTRTCFRTDSSSPDVSLAKSFLLFDGSLDSTVKMEVESSAWDDDFTVVVFVKPQQPPEGLIWTYSSPQASLGISRIEVSLRYDGSLVMTVWDSGLHAPCGQIVAPELFNNVSKFSTVIVGRNASAVKLQVDDNVWVGNNSCPKSTGNAGQGLMEVGGRGEGQSAGYRGHAVCMAVFSQYVSTLDDVQLLTQCGDYDPAPYLGVKACNPTAEMRTELFKLFARNKAPDVTRFPPMTSFQTSSAVKCGSCCMRTQHCKSFTFSSDAVTSSCSLFDFVTLTGLGDSKGNYYEVTSD; translated from the exons ATGTGGCCGCTCGATGACGTCACCGGAGGGTATGACATCATGGCAGGTTCACCTTCTCTGACGTCACTTATGACCCGCACCTGCTTTCGCACCGATTCTTCGAGCCCAGACGTGTCCCTGGCGAAGAGTTTCTTGCTGTTCGACGGATCTTTGGATTCCACTGTGAAGATGGAGGTGGAGAGTTCTGCGTGGGACGATGATTTCACCGTCGTTGTCTTCGTCAAACCTCAACAACCCCCTGAGGGGTTGATCTGGACCTACTCTTCGCCTCAAGCCAGCCTGGGTATTTCACGTATTGAAGTCAGTCTGCGCTACGACGGTTCTCTGGTGATGACAGTTTGGGACTCCGGACTACATGCTCCTTGCGGACAAATAGTAGCTCCCGAGTTGTTCAACAATGTCAGCAAGTTCTCAACGGTGATTGTTGGACGAAACGCTTCAGCAGTGAAGCTTCAGGTCGACGATAACGTTTGGGTCGGGAATAATTCGTGTCCAAAGTCAACCGGAAACGCAGGTCAAGGTCTCATGGAGGTCGGAGGTCGGGGTGAAGGTCAGAGTGCAGGGTACCGAGGTCACGCGGTGTGCATGGCGGTCTTCTCTCAGTACGTGAGCACTCTGGATGATGTGCAGCTTCTCACTCAGTGTGGCGACTATGACCCCGCTCCTTACCTGG GTGTGAAAGCGTGCAACCCGACAGCAGAGATGAGAACCGAACTGTTCAAACTGTTCGCCCGAAACAAAGCACCTGATGTGACGAGATTCCCTCCAATGACGTCATTTCAAACGTCATCTGCGGTCAAATGCGGCAGTTGCTGCATGCGCACACAGCACTGCAAATCCTTCACCTTCTCGTCTGATGCTGTGACGTCATCCTGCAGTCTCTTTGATTTTGTCACTCTAACGGGTCTTGGCGATTCAAAGGGCAACTACTACGAGGTCACAAGCGACTAA